DNA from Alnus glutinosa chromosome 2, dhAlnGlut1.1, whole genome shotgun sequence:
AAAAATGGATGATTAATAAGATGTGCTGTTGTCCCCTGTCCATTAGCTTTTGAAGTAGGCCAAAACACACATGAAAGCCAACTACTTGCAACTGGCTATCATATGCATCAGTATGTTTAATTTGTATCCTAGTTCAGAACTTCAGATCCTGATATTCATGATGCTTTTATTCTAATTTTATTACTACTCGTAGATTTTTTATGGCCTCCATGCATTTTTTTAGTTGTCCTAATTGAGCTTTCTAGAAAACATTTGTCAATTTGTAGTAATGGAAATCCTACTGGTCATAGAGATATGCTAGCGTAAATTTGGCAATTCTTCTGTTGTAGTCACTTTTAATAGTTCCACTCTTAAGATACTTACGACTTTGAATGCCACTATCAGATTTTCTTTGCTTCAGTTCAGACATGAACTTTGCTGTATGTAATACGCAAAGctcattcataatttttttggagattTAATACTTGTCAGTAGTGAaatggaattaaaaattaaaatatatagaagggtaacttaaaagaaacagtcaggaAATACTTTAATTAAACAATATGACTATGAATATTCAAATATCTTAGAAGTTGTTTTGGCTTTTGCAGCACCAATGATTCTGttttggaagaaatgaagagagACTACATGCTTCAACAAGACGGAAAGGGATCTTCAGGAGTCTAAGCCATTTTATGGTGTAACATTTCATgtacaatttattatttaatgcatggtaaaagaatttttattcaTTGGGTGATGCATGTTATGCTGCAACTGAGTTTCGTCTTCAGATATTTACGAGTTGCATGTTTGTATCTTCCTCAGAAGTTGTTGGGCAGGAATAATTCTAAATCCTTATGGAATTagtatattaaaaaacatatggTTCAATGTGGAGATTCTCTGATtacttacacacacacacacaccaaaaaagaaaagcaaagaaaagaaaagaagaacaaacaaaaTGGAGTTTATCTGATTGGAATTTTGGTCCAATCTATACACGATTGTGGTAGTATAGGACTTATATTTGGCTATGGAGTTACAACTAGGAAATTATTCTTCTAAGAAATGTTTTTGAGAGATGATTATGACAATAGACCAAGATTTGTAATTTCAATCAGAGGGGGAAAGGAGATGTGTGGGAGTGCTTCCAGTGATATTGTTGGAGGCAACCCGTTTTGTAAGGTTGTGCAGAAAAGTTGGCACTTTGATGGATTATGACAGTAGACAAAGACATGGAGTTGCTGAGAGGACTAGGGATATCTCTGATTATAGAAGGGATTTGTCAATAAGGTGTTAGGTTCTAGTTCTGAATGACACTAATGATTGTTGAGTCTCCTTCGACAATCATGTTGGTAAATCAGAGTGTGGTAGCATCTGAGATGGTAAGAGGGCCAGAGGGGCTGCCTTGCTTCTCTTACAGTTGGCTCATCAGGTGGAATTTTTACTGTCCATTCATGAAGAATATATTACCTTTGGAGTCTTGAAATAGCTACAAATAGAAATTTCTTGTGGGAGGTGGATTCAGAGAGAGGATGCATTCAATGGTCTCTCTTTGAGGAGCTGGCTAACCTTATCTTCATCCCATTGTCTGGGGGTTGGCTCGAGAATATATGCTACCTATTGGATATTTGCTGAGGTCATGCTTCTAGCTCTAGGCTTGGGTATGAAGCTGTTAATTTTGGGAATAAAAAGGCTGTCTTATTAGTTCTAAGTAATTCAGTTGCATCTTTATCAGCTGTTTGATTTAACAATTGTTTGATTAATTCTGCATAGCAATTTGATAAATTGCCGAATTGGGGACCATTGCTGGAATGGTACTTGTTTTTAATGCTGCACAGCATTCGGAGTTGGACACACTCTAGAGACTTTGATATACAGTTTTGTCAGACTTGGAAGGGCTGCATGTAATTGTGTATGTGGGAAATCAAGGTTCTTTTCTTAAGAGTGGAAATGGAtgtattctttttaatttggggTGTCATCTTCCAGGCAATTGGTTATAAACCTATTACTTTCTAAGTTCCACTGGAGTTGTACCTTGAAGAGTGATAGGCAAAAATAATGCTTAGGTCAACCTGCATCAATCTTTCTAGTGCCCAAAATTTGTTTGATGCTGCTAGTGCCCAAAATATTCTCAACTTGAGAATCCCCACCAGAGCCCCCTCAAAACAAATTAATCTGGAGCCTTCACCAAATCAGCTTATCGGCTCCAAATTGATTTTGAGGGTTCTGCCCCACTCCCCCcttgcagaaaataaatagaaggcCCTTTGAAAGCTAAATCTGCATGAGAAAACTACTTCTCTGAAAAATCTCGTGAAATATGCTTCCTTCCAAGGTTAGCATTTCATCCCTCGTCAACTCCCCAGCACCTAATCTTTTATGTCCCCTTAGCAAGAGTGATGAGGAGTCCCTTAGGATTTATTTCTTAGTCGTACCTTTGCTCGAGTTGGTTGGAGGGAATCTTTTTAGCCCTTTAGACACTCTTGCTCTGGGGAATCTCTCCATGGCATAGTGGATTCATATCATTATTGACACCAGAAGTCTCTTAACATTCCCAAGCAAGAGGTTCGTTTATCTTTTCCACATTTTTTCAATGATAACCATTCTCCTGATGCTCTATTATTGGCTAAACAGATTTAAAAGGTTGCTTTGGAGCATTTCTCTGAATAGAGTAAATCCTCTTAAGCTACTATGCATAAATGGTTTCCTCCTCAACAAATGTCTTggaagattaattttttttttttttttgtttgtcgtGACTTTGAGGGTCAGGTCCTCAAAGCAATTTCCAACCAAAGTCCATCTAATTCAAATACTGGAGAAGCTTTAGCAGAACTCCTAGCTGCCCGTTTGGCTCTCCCGAGACTTCAATAAGTTTATTCTGAAATGAGACTCTTACTATCATTTTAACCCTTAACCATCCAAATTTCACCACCGACTGGAAAATCTCCCCAGCTAGATCGGATATCATCACCAACCTTCCGGCCTCTTCCAATTGGGAGGTCAGAAAAGTTCACAAAAGCGCAAACTCATGTGCTCACCAAGTGACAAATTGAGCCACCTCCAGCCTGCATTCACCCCCACTCTCCCCAGCTCCGGCTCTCAATCTTGATTGACAGTGGAAAAATTCTCCTTAAATTGCTTTGTATGTTCCTTCTGTctggtggatttttttttttttttttttttttctcaatctttcttccgtgccaaagaaaaataaaatatattgatgAATGCCTTCGCATGGAATCATTTCACTGCCTGCCGACTTCGACCTGAATCCCTTACTCTAATCGAAAAGGGTTCCAAATCTAACAACATCAAATAATAGAGAATTTCTAATGGATTGCACACGCATGCACATATGCGCAATTCATCAAGGGCCTGAATGCAAGTAGAAATAACGATCGTCTGTTTAATGTTTCTTTTCAAAATGCCATTAAGACAATAAAAAGGTCATCAAAAGCAAGAAATGTCCATAAGACATTCCTCGTGACAGGTCCCCATTACAACTGCGAATCTTGAGGAATACCGATAACAGCACATAGCGCGCGCACCAAAAAAATCCCATGTCAGATGCAAATGGAGACTCCCTCAATAACGATCCTCTAAAAATAAGACCCCTCTTTTCACAAAAAGTAGGTTTCTCACATTCAGTTGAAAACttccacattaaaaaaaaaaaccacatccTCAAGAATATCACGAGCTAAGTTGGCTTCCGCATGTTACGCCCAGCACGAATTACTTCATCCACCAATAGCAACTGGGATGCAATTACAGGCCTGCAAGCAGAGTAGCATACAGCATTCACCCGTTTATATAAAACCAGAAAACATTAAAGCAAAGACACAagttttttttgacaagtaatcaaaatatcaataaaagcGCAAAAGATGCAACCCAAGTACAGagagagtatacaagagataaAAGCAAAGACAAAAGATTTGATGATTTGAAATTGGAAGAAAGCTTGGGAAAAAGGATTTTCCAAATGCTTCCTTTAATACATGTGCCATCATGATGGTAGTGGAGAGGGCTACTCTTCTTCTTAAGTTTAAGTAGCTCATGAGATCAAACAATGAGCATCAAACTAATAGACTGTCTTTATCAGAAAATAAGAggttaagagagagagagagatgctgagTTTATGAACTAAACAAATTTAGCAGAAAAAGGTTAACACTGAAAAAGTGAACAATAGcatcaaaattcaaataatgGTTCCCACATACCCTGAATTTATGATCTGGCGCTTCACCGAGTAGTTATCAAAAATACCCTCCATGTGGGGGTCAATAGGTTCTCCTGTGTGCTGGTTTAATCCCACGATATTCCCTCGGTCATGCTCTCCCTGAACATCCAGATGGCATGACAAAGCTCAAACATGCTTAACTTCCCCTCTTCTTTAATAAAGGAGcataaataatgagttttaaagAAAGTATACCGTAAGAGAAATGATAACATCTTGAGTGTCAAGCCCAGAGTTCTCAGCAAGTGTCTTGGGCACCACAAGAAGAGCATTGGCAAAAGCTTCAACACCAAGTTGAGCACGCTGATCCAAGTTTGTAAACACCAGATATGTTTAGAAAGATAATCAATgcttacaaatatttttatgagCACTGAAAATTTTGGGAGACATTTTGTTACCCCTTGAACAGTCTTCTTTACTTCGTTCATTAGATAGTGTCTAGCTGCAATTTCAAAAGCTCCAGCACCCTGGACAAAAGACAAGAAACATACCTCATCATCTAAAACAAACAGTAGCAGAATATGTGAGCCACTTTTTCAAATACGGTAGGCACTGAGGTAGGTATGAGCTAAAGCTTAATCGTACAAAGCAAAAccatataaaaaatatgaaaaaataatttatgtttaaCAGCACAATCAGTAGCTAAACAAGCAATTAATCCAGCATTTGTATTAGTTGCTGATTTGTCCTCTTCCTTTTTcctgctccctctacttcactCATTGTCTCTAGAATGGTGATGGGAAATAACAATCCAATATCCAAAGCATAAACAGCAAGTACCAAGTGCCCAGTTAAATATATAacaagaataataattaaaaaagattgCCAAAACAAAAAGGAACACTCTCCTATTACGCACATCTAACCAAGAAAGACTCAATCTTGTTACAACCTAGCCAATTCATATTCCTTGCAAAGAAATTGTAAGTAAAAATTACATTGCCTTTTAGTGACTGTTCTTTCATCATGTATATAATCAAATCTTAGGCATGAAAACAGAAACCTAAAAACCACATTGTAATTTTCCCCATTTAAACAGGCCATATCAGACTATCAGTCACCTTGTTGCAGGCTCATTCTGATAAAACTCATGGTCCAAGCTTTGTAGCAAATGCTATTAAACAAAACTTATGTTAAGACACAAATTCGATTTTGCTTACACAAGACCGTTTTCCATCACATTTATGTCTATTTCTTTTCAGTTCTCAACCTATACCAATGTGCATATTTTGTGCCTTCCAAACTTTTAACTTCAAGAATGAAGACCATTTCTAACTGTAGAAAGAGGCATTGTACATTGCACAATAAATATTTTAGTGTTGTTCACTGCACATGCTAGAGTTAATTGTAACAAGGACATTAGGATAAACATTATCGAGGAAACTAATAATAATTGTCTACTGAATCGGTATTGTAGAACTTTcataaatttcatacaaattcaaAGAAATTCTATTGAGGAAACTCACTAAGACAACAGATTCATCTTCAATAGTATTTTTTACTGCCCTCAAGCCATCACGAACAGCATCCTTTATTTGGGCAATTGTATGGTCGTTAGGCCCTGCAACATTATAGGTGGCAATGAGGATTGAATCACAACTGAATTTACCAATGGCAATAAAACTATGCATCTCAACAAGTAGTACCAACAAATGTCACTACAATAGCCTCTTGGTCAAGTGGTTGCATAATGACAATAATCTCTACTTTTCAAAAAGCTGCAAAAATAGTCTAGTACCTTTAATTAAGATTGTACAAGAATAAGGGTTCTTCACATTTTCAACAAATGTATACTTCTCTTCTCCAAGGATATGCTCATAGACTAGTCCAGCCCAACCAAGGCAATCAGGAGTTAAATCATCTAGAGAATTTACAGCCTCTCCTCCACAAGCCAAAACCAACCGTTCCATATTTCTCCTCTTCGCTCTCCGAAGGGCAATTATCTAGAAAACCAGTGAATTAGAGAATAGAAAACAAGGTAAAGACTCGCTTTCTTGCTTGCTTACATTTATTTGAGGACTGAATTTGACAAGTGGTCATGATTGGTACTAGCATAGGATAACTTTAAAACTAATAGGGGCCAATCATCTGACAAATGATATGAACACCTAATTTATGAACCAATAATAAGAAACAAAACATCAATGGTCCACGACTTACCCCTGCCCTTGCAAGAAGGTCAAGCGACGGGGGATCAATTCCCTTTTGATTAATGACAACAAAGTTATTGTCATTACCAGAACAAACCTGCATGCAACCTCAGATGTTACATGACAACACTAATATGCTGCATACGAtgtaaacaaaaatacatattttgaAGTAACTACCTTATTTTTCAgttcaatgatttttttaacTCTTTCATCAACTTGACGCCTTTCCGCTGCAACCATGGCCTCCCTTTGCTCTGCATTTGAGTAGAAAAAGCCTGCATTTATTTCACTGAGAGGAAAACGATTAATATAATGATATCcacaaacaatattt
Protein-coding regions in this window:
- the LOC133859239 gene encoding T-complex protein 1 subunit zeta 1; the protein is MSLRVLNPNAEVLNKSAALHMNINAAKGLQDVLKTNLGPKGTIKMLVGGAGDIKLTKDGNTLLKEMQIQNPTAIMIARTAVAQDDISGDGTTSTVLFIGELMKQSERYIDEGMHPRMLVDGFEIAKRATLQFLEKFKTPVIMGDEPDKEILKMVARTTLRTKLYEALADQLTEIVVNAVLCIRNPEESIDLFMVEIMHMRHKFDVDTRLVEGLVLDHGSRHPDMKRRAENCYILTSNVSLEYDKSEINAGFFYSNAEQREAMVAAERRQVDERVKKIIELKNKVCSGNDNNFVVINQKGIDPPSLDLLARAGIIALRRAKRRNMERLVLACGGEAVNSLDDLTPDCLGWAGLVYEHILGEEKYTFVENVKNPYSCTILIKGPNDHTIAQIKDAVRDGLRAVKNTIEDESVVLGAGAFEIAARHYLMNEVKKTVQGRAQLGVEAFANALLVVPKTLAENSGLDTQDVIISLTGEHDRGNIVGLNQHTGEPIDPHMEGIFDNYSVKRQIINSGPVIASQLLLVDEVIRAGRNMRKPT